GCCACAACAACAAGGACTCCTACGACCTCATATACACACTTCTCAAGTACCCCGACGGCGGGCCTGGTGCGGCCGGGCGTGCTGCTGCTGCCAGCCCGGTACGCGATGATGGGCGAGTACTCGAATCGCTCGACGCACTCGGCCAACGGTTCATCAATGTCGCCCAGGACGGACCGAACGCCTATGCCAACTTCCTGGAAGGCCCCGACGAAACGGACCGCAAGGCACGGCTTCGTAACGAAGCAGTTGCGGCCGTCAACCATTGCCTCACCTCGGCAAGAGCTCAGTAGCGGCCCTGGGCGCATTACTAGGCTCTGCGTGGATCGGCGGATGTGACAGCAAGCCGCGCGACCTGGCGGATTCGTCGGCACTGCGGTCGGTCTATCAGGACCGGCCCGTTGGTTCTACAGCATTTCCATCACGTCTCACCTGTGGTGGGTTGCGGTAGACACGCCATAGTTCGGGCCGGGTCGTATCATCCGCGACGGCAGGGGGTGAAACGGCCTACCCTCCTGGTTCCGGTTCCGGCGAAACGGAAGGAGTGCCCCGTGGCTGGTGTGATCGTCACGTGTGCGGTGACGGGTTCTTCCCACACGCCGACGATGAACAGCGACATCCCGGTGACGGTGGAGGACCACATCCGCCAGTCGGTCGATG
This sequence is a window from bacterium. Protein-coding genes within it:
- a CDS encoding 3-keto-5-aminohexanoate cleavage protein, translated to MIVTCAVTGSSHTPTMNSDIPVTVEDHIRQSVD